A genomic region of Saccopteryx bilineata isolate mSacBil1 chromosome 1, mSacBil1_pri_phased_curated, whole genome shotgun sequence contains the following coding sequences:
- the LOC136319379 gene encoding mucin-16-like: MVVYTPATSEAFTERGATLLVTNRAVTNVGATGSGQKTYFSVPAGKSSSVSSPGVPSFIQMATTISTPVTGSSDSARFVTDSASSMTPEPREPSTPPPLGSATEKITGSSEVPPEKATNIPGTENSSSSRMFYSGPAFSTVTQDMPKTMASLSTSSTRTEPTERTVTTPTGLPGVTSQITAQLDTSAMASLPLTFLAVTPSFTHAEETTLMSRGSEDLSRTNSSLVVQSSSSSQESVLATNLPPPVSPTNPESGPTSHAPITSLLAPHQLTATDMLGTSLSSWAQSPPTVRDTTVADTPDTSEPSVDTGTTFFATSTALTNVGTTSSRHETHSSFPPGTGPSPVSSPVVPSNIQMEATVSTPVPGSSDTTGFETESASSMTAGMRETSTSQSLGSAKETITSSSKVLSEGVTNIPRMEDSSIRTSLSRPAFSTVTSEIPTAMAWLPTSFSRTEPVERALTAPTGHSRIESQDTTPLDTSAINYGPVTPSAVISSVTETEVTSFMSRSPEYVSRTSPLSVKQSSSSSLESLPATISPPSVSPRIPESGSSSPSPITSLPATGHLTASYLLDSSLGPGSLSPPTVRDSTAVDTPATSETSTDTGATTLAKNKAVTNVGTSSSGQETYSSVPTGTGPFRISSPVVPSSIQRETTVSPTVPGSSDTTGFETESALTSTSGQRETSTSQPMRSATETITSSSQVPPEGVTDIPRMEKSSSRSKFYSGPAFSTMTPDLPKPTARLPTSSTRSEPAERTLTMPTASPGATSRNTPPLASSTTASSPATPSAVTPTLTHAEVTSFMSTGPETVSRTSPFFVGAEQLFLAGIHFGHILTSYSFSKKTRVWLHLLFSCHLTLGSWPADCHTHVGHKLGFFGPVTSNSEEHQVVDTPAISEVSTDTGATPFATNRVGTNVGTIRSEHNTYSSFPLDSGPSGVSLSVVLPSIQMKTSISTPAPGSSDTTGFETESASSTATRPSTFQPLGSAMETIIDTSKVPSNGATYTPRIEDSSSRRTFFSVPTFSTVTPEMTSATTELSTSSTIREPAERTFTTPTGQSGATLQGTTPLKTSPITSG, translated from the coding sequence ATGGTAGTTTACACACCAGCCACTTCTGAAGCTTTCACAGAGAGAGGAGCAACTCTCCTTGTGACCAACAGAGCTGTAACTAATGTGGGGGCCACCGGCTCCGggcagaaaacatatttttcgGTCCCTGCTGGCAAGTCTTCCAGTGTCTCTTCTCCGGGGGTGCCCTCTTTCATCCAAATGGCAACTACCATTTCCACACCAGTGACAGGCTCTTCTGACTCTGCAAGATTTGTAACAGATTCAGCATCATCCATGACCCCCGAACCGAGGGAGCCCAGCACCCCCCCGCCATTGGGCTCAGCCACAGAGAAAATCACCGGCTCTTCTGAAGTGCCCCCCGAGAAAGCGACCAACATCCCTGGGACTGAGAACAGCTCCTCAAGCAGGATGTTTTATTCAGGCCCTGCTTTTTCCACTGTGACACAAGACATGCCCAAAACAATGGCCAGTCTTTCTACTTCTTCCACCAGGACGGAGCCCACAGAGAGGACTGTCACCACCCCTACAGGTCTCCCTGGGGTTACATCACAGATCACCGCTCAGCTGGACACATCAGCCATGGCCTCCCTCCCACTTACTTTCTTGGCTGTAACTCCAAGTTTCACCCACGCAGAGGAGACGACTCTCATGAGCAGAGGTTCTGAGGATTTGTCTAGGACAAATTCTTCCTTGGTGGTGCAAAGCAGCTCTTCCTCGCAGGAATCCGTTCTGGCAACAAACTTACCTCCTCCAGTTTCTCCGACAAATCCAGAAAGTGGCCCCACCTCCCATGCTCCCATCACCTCACTTCTGGCTCCTCACCAGCTGACTGCCACAGACATGTTGGGCACAAGCCTGAGTTCTTGGGCCCAGTCACCTCCAACAGTGAGGGACACCACTGTCGCTGACACACCGGACACTTCTGAACCCTCCGTAGACACAGGCACTACTTTTTTTGCCACCAGCACAGCTTTGACCAATGTGGGAACCACAAGCTCTAGACATGAAACACATTCGTCTTTCCCTCCTGGCACAGGACCATCCCCAGTCTCTTCACCAGTGGTTCCCTCTAACATCCAAATGGAAGCAACTGTTTCCACACCAGTACCCGGTTCTTCTGACACTACAGGATTTGAGACAGAGTCAGCATCCTCTATGACTGCCGGAATGAGGGAGACCAGCACCAGCCAGTCCTTGGGCTCAGCCAAGGAGACAATCACCAGCTCTTCCAAAGTGCTCTCTGAGGGCGTGACCAACATCCCCAGGATGGAGGACAGCTCCATCAGGACGTCTCTTTCAAGACCTGCTTTCTCCACGGTGACATCAGAAATTCCAACAGCAATGGCCTGGCTTCCTACCTCTTTCTCCAGGACAGAGCCTGTGGAGAGGGCCCTCACTGCACCTACTGGTCATTCCAGGATTGAATCACAGGACACCACTCCCCTAGACACATCAGCTATTAACTACGGGCCAGTGACTCCCTCAGCTGTCATTTCAAGTGTCACCGAAACAGAGGTGACATCTTTCATGAGCCGAAGTCCTGAGTATGTGTCAAGGACAAGTCCTCTCTCGGTGAAGCAAAGCAGCTCTTCCTCACTGGAGTCTCTTCCAGCCACAATCTCACCTCCTTCAGTTTCTCCAAGAATACCAGAGAgtggctcctcctccccttctcccatcaCCTCACTTCCGGCCACTGGCCACCTGACCGCTTCATACTTGTTGGACTCAAGCTTGGGTCCTGGATCACTGTCACCTCCTACTGTGAGGGACAGCACGGCAGTCGACACACCAGCCACTTCTGAAACATCTACAGACACAGGGGCAACAACTCTTGCCAAGAATAAGGCTGTGACCAATGTGGGAACCAGCAGCTCTGGACAGGAAACATATTCCTCTGTCCCCACTGGCACAGGGCCATTCAGAATCTCTTCACCAGTGGTTCCCTCTTCTATCCAAAGGGAAACCACTGTTTCCCCAACAGTGCCTGGCTCCTCTGACACTACAGGGTTTGAAACAGAGTCAGCATTGACCTCAACCTCTGGGCAGAGGGAAACAAGCACCTCCCAGCCTATGCGCTCAGCCACGGAGACAATCACCAGCTCTTCCCAAGTGCCCCCTGAGGGTGTGACTGACATCCCCAGAATGGAGAAAAGCTCTTCAAGGAGCAAGTTTTATTCAGGCCCTGCTTTCTCTACGAtgacaccagacttgcccaagcCAACGGCCAGGCTCCCTACCTCATCCACAAGGTCAGAACCTGCAGAGAGGACCCTCACCATGCCGACGGCTTCCCCTGGGGCTACATCACGAAACACCCCTCCCTTGGCCTCATCAACCACGGCCTCCTCCCCGGCTACTCCCTCGGCTGTCACTCCAACTTTAACCCACGCAGAAGTGACATCTTTCATGAGCACAGGTCCTGAGACTGTGTCAAGGACAAGTCCCTTCTTTGTTGGAGCAGAGCAGCTCTTCCTCGCAGGAATCCATTTTGGCCACATCCTCACCTCCTACAGTTTCTCCAAGAAAACCAGAGTgtggctccacctcctcttctccTGTCACCTCACTTTGGGCTCCTGGCCTGCTGACTGCCACACACATGTTGGGCACAAGCTTGGGTTCTTTGGCCCAGTCACCTCCAACAGTGAGGAACACCAGGTAGTTGACACACCAGCTATTTCTGAAGTCTCCACAGACACAGGAGCAACTCCTTTTGCTACCAACAGAGTTGGGACCAACGTGGGGACCATCAGATCTGAACATAACACatattcctctttccctcttgacTCAGGGCCATCCGGAGTCTCCTTATCAGTGGTTCTACCTTCCATTCAAATGAAAACCTCCATTTCCACACCAGCACCAGGCTCCTCTGACACTACAGGATTTGAGACAGAGTCAGCATCATCCACAGCTACCAGACCAAGCACCTTCCAACCATTGGGCTCAGCCATGGAAACAATCATTGACACCTCCAAAGTGCCCTCCAACGGTGCTACCTACACCCCCAGGATTGAGGACAGCTCCTCTAGAAGGACATTCTTTTCAGTCCCCACTTTCTCAACAGTGACACCAGAAATGACCTCAGCAACAACCGAGCTCTCTACCTCATCTACTATAAGAGAACCTGCAGAGAGGACCTTCACCACTCCTACAGGTCAGTCTGGGGCTACATTACAGGGCACAACTCCCCTGAAAACCTCACCCATCACCTCCGGATAG